The following coding sequences are from one Paenarthrobacter ureafaciens window:
- a CDS encoding Ig-like domain-containing protein — MTSFFGKLGLKKRRNRKLVSATAATAAGAVLVAAAVLYPGFKTTEVDLNDGGVWVVSKTKNAVGRLNYPSRVLDGAVTPASTTFDVLQHDSNVFVDDESGSTINQVSAANLKLGGDKQLPSSAQVSYGSTVLSVTDPAKGKVWALSPSTVNGFDEEGTEPVLTGSQGLVSAVGNDNRIYTADPGKGEITVTTVDVNGERTASEVTKVDELKGAGDLQLAVVGDKPVALDAASGNLFLPGGRKLQLADAREAKLQQTSAESGFVAISTRKNLLKQPLDGSTADTVSADGEGVPAAPVQVGKCVHAAWAGANKYVRDCENDADDKKNDVPKASASPNYVFRVNRDLVVLNDINSGSVWLVNQNMQLVNNWDDVVPPKNQSDDQDQESADNNTINVLPDRTKPNRAPETKPDEFGVRPGRTTILSVLDNDSDPDGDVLTAAVGANAPKAGALENIYGGSAFQIKVPAEAKPGTETFDYNASDGRGLSAAGRVTLRVVGPEENKPPFFKRAEPTTMLVEQGKSVSQNILTDWMDPDGDDLVLLDAKADNEQDQVKVRRDGLLTYQDSGAAPGKKNVTITVWDGRDTTTGRVVVNVQPPGALAPVVNADHVTAVVGQDLVISPLKNDVDPNGGALRVAHVEAAGQAELGPITDGGTFTFRSNTPGPVYLTYIASNGPQSSQGLIRVDVESGKDTGAPVAVHDVALLPVGGSVLVDPLANDSDPSGGVLVLQSVTVPEGSSASVSVIDHSVLRITDVLGAKEPFVFSYTMSNGRASAAGTVGVVPVPAPAVVEAPQPKPDEVNVRVNDVVTVPVLDNDTHPQGQELTVDPVLAQTVAEEDGKAFISENTLRFIAGPTPKTVRAIYNAVDPQGQKSAAAVTIHILPLEGAQNSRPQPQNLTARVVAGGTVRIPVPLDGIDPDGDSVQLTGIDSTPTMGTATAGSNFIDFVAAGDGAGTDTFRYKVIDRQGAVNTGTVTVGVAPRGENNQKPTPVDDEVQVRPGRQIAVDATANDTDPDGDQIRILTDSIEADAVLDAHVSKTSGRILLTAPAAEGTVNVRYAVADDRDAVGQATIRVVVKNDVPLQAPIARDDRVTSAQTLGKTAVDVPVLKNDEDPDGVGENLKIATDSPTARPGAEGNVFVELTEQPQLVPYTVEDVDGQKSTAIIWVPGVGQQVPTLAKDEVVELVSGQSVTVNLSEWVKVREGKSPRLTQADRIKLIGSDGSDPIAGNGTAIKYTAGVEYVGPGSISFEVTDGSGPDDPNGLKSTLSIRTKVLPDPNKNNPPELLGSDLEVPKGDSASLDLEKLTSDPDADDVRNMKYELVGSAPGGFRVQLDGKTLKASANDSVQIGQGGTVQVKAKDPRGLEALASYKLTLTASNRPKPVANDDVEPDAQAGKPVTVNVLANDSNPFPDTALKIVSAVVETGEGAAEPGGDSVTVTPGGGFTGTMVVAYTVSDKTGELSRYSTARIRLTVKDKPAAPTTPLAQSVGDQTALLTWTAPADRGSPITKYTVYGEGGFKQDCPANTCTLTGLTNNVKYHFAVTATNAINESERSPVSAEVRPDVKPDTPLAPTLKFGDKQLSVAWVPPASKGSPVKSYDLEISPAPAGQNPQIQNLTGASYVWKGLTNGVAYKVRVLARNDAKEPSEWSPYSAAETPAGVPATPSAPSVSGAGSVGNQSQLKVSWAAPNNNGDPVSAYKLTTYRGGAVVTTQTVAATSQNVTVANSEADYTFTVSATNKAGVSGVSQQSAAIRAAGKPGTVGSGSVKETGTSGQLQVTFTPLTAAERNGSQDNEITYRWQTASGSGPIARGGGVIGGQPNGTNVVVNIIATSVKNNMAGDAKAVGTGNPYGPPNAPNVSGGKSAKGDGQVHWTWNNPATNGRPLDHFEVSLDGGGWTSVGKANRYDVSAGGWEKTRRLNVRAVTVVAGPPSGNVTATSGADPTPPPPPPTPSQIQVEAASVRTCPGKPGLPDSYTPGSPAKCGVGWVERSWGKITIDCTKNIYGGSTAWYRLKGSPKDGWYVKSTTVDLYGPRPGGC, encoded by the coding sequence GTGACTTCTTTCTTCGGCAAGCTGGGGCTGAAAAAGCGTCGAAACAGAAAATTGGTGTCCGCAACCGCGGCAACGGCAGCAGGTGCCGTGCTGGTGGCGGCAGCTGTGCTGTACCCGGGATTCAAGACCACCGAGGTGGACTTGAACGACGGCGGCGTATGGGTTGTGAGTAAGACCAAGAACGCCGTGGGCCGGCTCAATTACCCTTCACGGGTACTGGACGGGGCGGTCACTCCGGCCAGCACCACCTTCGATGTGCTTCAGCACGACAGCAACGTGTTTGTCGACGACGAATCCGGCTCCACCATCAACCAGGTGTCCGCCGCGAACCTGAAACTTGGCGGCGATAAGCAGCTTCCGTCGTCGGCGCAGGTCAGCTACGGCTCTACGGTGCTCTCTGTCACTGATCCTGCCAAGGGCAAGGTCTGGGCGCTTTCTCCCTCCACCGTCAACGGGTTCGATGAAGAAGGGACCGAACCCGTCCTGACCGGTTCCCAAGGCCTCGTGTCCGCGGTTGGCAATGACAACCGTATTTACACCGCGGATCCGGGCAAGGGCGAGATCACCGTCACCACCGTGGACGTCAACGGGGAACGGACCGCCTCGGAAGTCACCAAAGTCGATGAGCTCAAGGGCGCCGGGGACTTGCAACTGGCTGTTGTAGGAGACAAGCCGGTGGCGCTGGATGCCGCGTCCGGCAACCTGTTCCTGCCGGGTGGGCGCAAGCTGCAACTGGCCGATGCCCGCGAGGCCAAGCTCCAGCAGACCAGCGCGGAAAGCGGCTTCGTGGCCATCTCCACCCGCAAGAACCTGCTGAAGCAGCCGCTGGACGGCTCCACTGCCGATACGGTCAGCGCCGACGGCGAAGGTGTTCCCGCCGCGCCCGTTCAGGTGGGCAAGTGCGTCCATGCCGCGTGGGCCGGAGCCAACAAATACGTGCGTGACTGCGAGAATGACGCAGACGACAAGAAGAACGATGTCCCCAAGGCAAGCGCTTCGCCCAACTACGTGTTCCGCGTCAACAGGGACCTGGTGGTCCTGAACGATATCAATTCGGGCAGCGTGTGGCTGGTCAACCAGAACATGCAATTGGTCAACAACTGGGACGACGTTGTCCCGCCCAAGAACCAGTCCGACGACCAGGACCAGGAGTCCGCGGACAACAACACCATCAACGTCCTTCCGGACCGGACCAAACCCAACCGGGCACCCGAGACTAAGCCCGACGAGTTCGGAGTGCGGCCCGGACGCACGACCATCCTGAGTGTCCTTGACAACGACTCGGACCCCGATGGAGACGTTCTCACGGCCGCAGTGGGCGCCAATGCACCCAAGGCAGGTGCGCTGGAGAACATTTATGGAGGTTCGGCGTTCCAGATCAAGGTCCCGGCCGAAGCGAAGCCCGGAACGGAGACCTTCGACTACAACGCCTCCGACGGGCGTGGACTCTCCGCTGCCGGCAGGGTCACGCTGCGGGTCGTCGGTCCGGAAGAGAACAAACCGCCGTTCTTCAAGCGCGCTGAGCCCACCACCATGCTGGTGGAACAGGGCAAGTCCGTCAGCCAGAACATCCTGACTGACTGGATGGATCCCGACGGTGACGACCTCGTTCTGCTCGACGCCAAAGCCGACAACGAACAGGACCAGGTGAAGGTCCGGCGGGACGGCCTGCTGACTTACCAGGATTCCGGCGCTGCCCCGGGCAAGAAGAACGTCACCATTACCGTATGGGACGGACGGGACACGACGACGGGCCGCGTTGTGGTCAACGTCCAGCCGCCGGGAGCTTTGGCGCCGGTGGTAAACGCCGACCACGTCACGGCTGTTGTGGGCCAGGACCTGGTGATCTCTCCGCTGAAGAACGACGTCGACCCCAACGGCGGCGCTTTGCGTGTTGCCCACGTGGAAGCAGCCGGCCAAGCGGAGTTGGGTCCCATCACCGACGGCGGGACGTTCACCTTCCGCAGCAACACCCCCGGACCGGTGTACCTGACCTATATCGCCAGCAACGGACCCCAGAGCAGCCAGGGGCTGATCCGGGTGGACGTTGAATCCGGCAAGGACACTGGCGCACCCGTCGCCGTTCACGACGTGGCATTGCTGCCTGTGGGCGGAAGTGTCCTGGTGGATCCCTTGGCCAACGACTCCGATCCGTCCGGGGGAGTGCTCGTTTTGCAGTCGGTCACCGTTCCGGAGGGCTCATCAGCTTCGGTGAGCGTGATCGACCACAGCGTCCTGCGCATCACCGACGTCCTCGGCGCCAAGGAACCGTTCGTCTTCAGTTACACGATGTCCAACGGCCGGGCCTCGGCCGCCGGCACGGTGGGCGTCGTCCCGGTGCCTGCACCCGCCGTCGTGGAGGCTCCCCAGCCCAAGCCGGACGAGGTCAACGTACGCGTGAACGACGTCGTGACCGTTCCGGTCCTGGACAACGACACGCACCCGCAGGGCCAGGAACTTACCGTTGATCCGGTGCTGGCCCAGACCGTTGCCGAGGAAGACGGCAAGGCTTTCATCTCCGAGAACACGCTCCGCTTCATCGCGGGCCCCACGCCCAAGACCGTGCGCGCCATTTACAACGCCGTCGATCCCCAGGGCCAGAAGAGCGCCGCAGCGGTGACTATCCACATCCTTCCGCTCGAAGGCGCGCAAAACTCCCGGCCGCAGCCGCAGAACCTGACCGCCCGCGTGGTTGCCGGTGGAACCGTCCGGATTCCCGTCCCGCTGGACGGCATCGATCCCGACGGCGACTCGGTCCAGCTCACCGGCATCGACAGCACGCCCACCATGGGAACAGCGACGGCGGGAAGCAACTTCATCGACTTCGTCGCCGCAGGTGACGGCGCAGGGACGGACACCTTCCGTTACAAGGTGATCGACCGGCAGGGTGCCGTCAACACCGGAACCGTAACGGTCGGCGTCGCACCCCGGGGCGAAAACAACCAGAAGCCCACCCCGGTGGACGACGAGGTCCAGGTTCGCCCGGGCCGCCAGATCGCCGTCGATGCGACGGCCAACGACACCGACCCGGATGGCGACCAGATCCGCATCCTGACCGACAGCATTGAGGCCGACGCCGTCCTGGACGCCCACGTGAGCAAGACCAGCGGCCGCATCCTCCTGACCGCTCCGGCAGCCGAAGGCACCGTCAACGTCCGCTACGCAGTGGCTGACGATCGCGACGCCGTAGGACAGGCCACCATTCGCGTGGTGGTCAAGAACGACGTCCCGCTCCAGGCGCCGATCGCCCGCGATGACCGCGTCACGTCCGCCCAGACCCTCGGCAAGACCGCCGTGGATGTTCCGGTGCTCAAGAATGACGAGGACCCGGACGGGGTGGGCGAGAACCTCAAGATCGCCACCGACTCGCCTACCGCACGGCCTGGTGCCGAGGGGAACGTCTTTGTGGAACTCACCGAGCAGCCGCAGCTGGTGCCCTACACCGTGGAGGACGTGGACGGACAGAAGTCCACGGCCATCATCTGGGTCCCCGGCGTCGGCCAGCAGGTGCCCACACTCGCCAAGGACGAGGTAGTGGAACTGGTCTCCGGACAGTCCGTCACTGTTAACCTCTCCGAGTGGGTGAAGGTCCGTGAGGGCAAGTCACCGCGGCTTACCCAGGCCGACCGCATCAAGCTCATCGGTTCCGACGGCAGCGATCCGATCGCCGGCAATGGAACCGCCATCAAGTACACCGCCGGTGTGGAGTATGTTGGCCCGGGTTCCATCAGCTTCGAGGTCACTGACGGTTCAGGCCCCGATGATCCCAATGGTTTGAAGTCCACGCTCAGCATCCGGACCAAGGTGCTGCCGGACCCGAACAAGAACAACCCGCCGGAGTTGCTGGGCAGCGACCTCGAAGTGCCCAAGGGTGACTCCGCGAGCCTGGACCTGGAAAAGCTGACGTCGGACCCGGACGCGGACGATGTCCGGAACATGAAGTATGAGCTGGTGGGTTCCGCGCCCGGCGGCTTCCGGGTGCAGCTCGACGGCAAGACGCTGAAGGCATCAGCCAACGATTCGGTCCAGATCGGGCAGGGCGGCACGGTGCAGGTCAAGGCCAAGGACCCTCGCGGACTCGAAGCCCTGGCGAGCTACAAGCTGACGTTGACGGCGTCCAACCGCCCCAAGCCGGTGGCGAATGACGACGTTGAGCCGGATGCACAGGCAGGCAAGCCTGTCACCGTCAATGTCCTTGCCAATGACTCCAACCCGTTCCCGGATACGGCTTTGAAGATCGTCTCTGCCGTGGTGGAAACCGGTGAGGGCGCGGCTGAACCCGGCGGCGACAGTGTGACGGTCACCCCTGGCGGCGGTTTCACGGGCACCATGGTGGTTGCCTACACCGTGTCCGATAAGACCGGGGAGCTGTCCCGCTACTCGACGGCCCGCATCCGCCTGACGGTGAAGGACAAGCCGGCTGCCCCCACCACGCCGTTGGCGCAGAGCGTGGGCGATCAAACGGCATTGCTGACCTGGACCGCGCCGGCAGACCGGGGCTCACCCATCACCAAGTACACCGTGTACGGCGAGGGCGGATTCAAGCAGGACTGCCCGGCCAACACGTGTACCTTGACGGGCCTGACCAACAACGTGAAGTACCACTTTGCCGTGACGGCTACCAACGCCATCAATGAATCCGAGCGGTCACCGGTGTCCGCGGAGGTTCGCCCCGACGTCAAACCTGACACCCCCTTGGCTCCGACCCTGAAGTTCGGCGACAAGCAGTTGTCTGTCGCCTGGGTACCGCCGGCCAGCAAGGGCTCTCCGGTGAAGTCCTACGATCTGGAGATCTCGCCTGCACCTGCCGGGCAGAACCCGCAGATCCAGAACCTGACCGGCGCCAGCTACGTCTGGAAGGGCTTGACGAACGGCGTGGCCTACAAGGTGCGCGTCCTTGCCAGGAACGATGCCAAGGAACCGTCCGAATGGAGCCCCTATTCGGCGGCAGAAACGCCTGCCGGTGTTCCGGCGACGCCGTCGGCACCGTCGGTGTCCGGCGCCGGGTCCGTGGGCAACCAGAGCCAGCTGAAGGTCAGTTGGGCGGCTCCGAACAATAACGGTGACCCGGTATCCGCCTACAAACTGACCACCTACCGCGGTGGCGCCGTCGTGACGACGCAGACTGTAGCGGCCACCTCACAGAACGTGACCGTCGCCAACTCCGAGGCCGACTACACGTTCACGGTCTCCGCCACCAACAAGGCCGGAGTCAGCGGTGTCAGCCAGCAATCGGCGGCGATCCGTGCCGCGGGCAAGCCAGGGACAGTTGGCAGCGGGTCGGTCAAGGAAACGGGTACCAGCGGCCAGCTGCAAGTGACCTTCACCCCGCTGACCGCGGCCGAACGCAACGGCTCCCAGGACAACGAGATCACCTACCGCTGGCAGACGGCGTCCGGTTCCGGACCCATCGCGCGCGGTGGCGGTGTGATCGGTGGACAGCCGAACGGTACCAACGTGGTGGTCAATATCATTGCCACCTCCGTGAAGAACAACATGGCCGGCGACGCCAAAGCAGTTGGAACGGGCAACCCCTACGGTCCGCCGAACGCGCCCAACGTCAGCGGTGGCAAATCGGCCAAGGGCGACGGCCAGGTGCACTGGACGTGGAACAACCCGGCCACCAACGGTCGCCCCTTGGATCACTTCGAAGTCTCGCTCGACGGCGGCGGCTGGACCAGCGTTGGCAAGGCAAACCGCTACGACGTCTCCGCCGGAGGTTGGGAGAAGACCCGCAGGCTGAACGTCCGGGCCGTCACGGTTGTGGCAGGACCGCCCAGCGGAAACGTGACCGCCACCAGCGGAGCAGACCCCACGCCACCGCCACCACCGCCGACGCCGTCGCAGATCCAGGTGGAAGCAGCCAGCGTCCGGACGTGCCCGGGTAAACCGGGCCTGCCCGACTCCTACACTCCCGGTAGCCCGGCCAAATGCGGCGTCGGTTGGGTAGAGCGCTCGTGGGGCAAGATCACCATCGACTGCACCAAGAACATCTATGGCGGTAGTACTGCCTGGTACCGCCTCAAGGGCAGTCCCAAGGATGGCTGGTACGTGAAGTCCACCACCGTGGACCTCTACGGACCCCGGCCGGGGGGTTGCTGA
- a CDS encoding AAA family ATPase gives MTMTNEQAAWFAETFEKLVANVGQAVLGKEHVIRLTFTAMLAEGHVLFEDAPGTGKTSLARALAATVQGSHNRIQFTPDLLPSDVTGVTIYDQKTQKFEFHKGPVFSNIVLADEINRASPKTQSALLEVMEESRVTVDGTTYDAGRPFMVLATQNPIEQAGTYRLPEAQLDRFLIKTSIGYPDHASTVRLLGGSNLKDRSKDLSAIITTQAVADMADLAATTHVDTAVLEYISRLCEETRNASETRLGVSVRGALAMVRAAKVWAASQGRNFVLPDDVKELAPVVWTHRLVMDPEAEFSGATPEVVLTRVLADVAAPQQRASA, from the coding sequence ATGACCATGACAAACGAGCAGGCCGCGTGGTTTGCAGAAACGTTCGAGAAGCTCGTTGCCAACGTGGGCCAGGCAGTCCTGGGCAAGGAACACGTCATCCGGTTGACGTTCACCGCAATGCTGGCCGAGGGCCACGTGCTGTTCGAGGACGCGCCGGGTACCGGTAAGACCTCGCTGGCACGTGCCTTGGCGGCGACGGTGCAAGGTTCCCACAACCGCATCCAGTTCACCCCTGACCTCCTGCCCTCGGACGTCACGGGTGTGACGATCTACGACCAGAAGACCCAGAAGTTCGAGTTCCACAAGGGGCCGGTGTTCAGCAACATCGTGCTCGCTGACGAAATCAACCGAGCGTCGCCGAAGACCCAGTCCGCCCTGTTGGAAGTCATGGAGGAGTCCCGGGTGACCGTGGATGGCACCACGTACGACGCCGGGCGGCCGTTCATGGTCCTGGCGACCCAGAACCCGATCGAGCAGGCGGGCACCTACCGCCTGCCGGAAGCACAGCTGGACCGCTTCCTCATCAAGACCTCCATCGGCTACCCGGACCATGCCTCCACGGTGCGTCTGTTGGGCGGGAGCAACCTGAAGGACCGCTCCAAGGATCTCTCGGCGATCATCACCACCCAGGCTGTGGCCGACATGGCCGACCTCGCCGCTACCACCCACGTGGACACTGCAGTGCTTGAGTACATCTCGCGCCTTTGCGAGGAGACCCGCAACGCTTCCGAGACGCGCCTTGGCGTCTCCGTCCGTGGTGCCTTGGCGATGGTTCGCGCCGCCAAGGTGTGGGCAGCAAGCCAGGGACGCAACTTCGTCCTGCCGGATGACGTCAAGGAACTGGCGCCCGTCGTGTGGACGCACCGCTTGGTCATGGACCCGGAGGCTGAGTTCTCCGGCGCCACGCCAGAGGTAGTCCTGACGCGTGTCCTGGCTGACGTAGCCGCGCCGCAGCAACGCGCCAGCGCATAG